TAGGCAAATTAATCTCTGCCATTGCCTTACCTTTGAATGGACGAAACAAAACCTATGGAGTATTGAGAATTATAAACAAAGTTGACGATCAGGGCAATATTGACGATCTGGCCAGCTTTGATCCCTGTACAGTAGCTTTCTTAGCAGGAGTCGCCTCTGCTAAACTATCTAATATTCACAAGGATTCTGAGATTAATATACTCAATTACTTGACATACCTTGCAGATATTATCCCAGTTGATTCCTTTGACAAGTATCAAGAAAGGATGTATGACGAAATTTTCAAATACTTAGTCGGCAACGAGACTCCATATAAAGTTGCCATTCTTTACAGAAAAAACTTGTCTTCTGAAGTAGTGGAAGTTTTACGATTTTCTGAAGTATCTGGAGTAAGTAATTCATGTCGAGTTTATCTTGAAGAGGTTGGAAAGGAGTTTGCAGAAAAAATCTCTTCAAATACTTGTCAATTTATTGAAGGAGTACATGAGGAGAAAAACAATAATCGGTTTATTCAAACTGATTTAAAACATTTTGAAGATTCAAAACTTGAAGCCTTTGGCGTTTTCCCACTTTTCTTTGAGGGAAAATTCATCGGAGCTATTGCTCTATTTTTTGGATATAAGTTCAAGCTATTCGATAATAATCTTAGCTTTTTACAAAGTTTTTCTTCTTTACTTGCCATATTAGTTAACAAACAAACTCGGGCAGAGAGACTAAGGGAGTTTGAAAGTCTTGCTGAAGATTGGATTAATGAAACAAGTCATTTATCCTCAACCCATGAGGCGATTATACATCCTAACTATCAGAGAATTATTGGAATGGGGCAAGATGTCATACCATTTTTGCTCAAAAATCTTAAAGAGCCAAAAAGCCTTCCTAGCCGTTGGTTTTGGGCATTAAAAGCTATTTCTGGTGAAGATCCGGTTCCTAAAGACAGCCGGGGTAAGTCTAAGCAGATGATCGATGCTTGGTTGCACTGGGGTATCCGAAAGGGATATATTAAAGGGGATATATTAATGAACACTAAATCATCTATTTAAAAAGTATGTGTATTGTAATCATTAACGGTGATAGTCATATAACCAGTCGGAGAACTCCTTATTACAATTCCTTTGCTTGGGCAGTAAATGATCAAGAGCGTTGGTGGTTTCCCGATCGATTTGAGACTGAATATTGGCCAGCTGGAATACCAAGGGAGAACACTCTAAGTGCCTTCATAGATGCCTATAGGACCGAGCATTTTGAAGTTTGCCCAATTGGTGATCCTAATTTAGAGTTTAGTCCTAACGGTTTTTTTGTTGAAAAAATCGCTATTTATACTATTAATGGTAGTCCCTCTCACGCCTGTCGGCAATTAAACACTGGAAGATGGACGAGTAAAATAGGAGTTCGTGAAGATGTACGACATGAATTTGTGGAACATTTTATTGTAGAAATTGAAGGGATACCTGATATTCTTAATCTTGGAAACCGCAGCATTATTATGAGGAGAATACATCATTAATAGTAGGCTAGAGTCTAGCTTTGCTTTCAAATAAGATATGTATCTTAAGTTTGCTTGTGGAAGTTCTGCAATTGTAAAGATATGCTATAATTGGAATGAGTCAAAGTACCAAAGTTAAGCGTTTAGAGGAAGTAGCGAATTGCCATCAAAAGCTAAATATTATGTTCGGCAAGTCTTTCAGCAAAATTAAGTCTCTGACTATGTACACCAAAATAGCTAAGTTATAATTTATGGAAAATAATCAACTTATAGAAAGAAGGTTTGACGGCAAGATAGGTGATGATTATAGTCTCTGGCAATCTGCTCGTCCTCATCTTAAAAAGTTAAGACAAGAGTTAGTCAAACTACTAATTAACTATCAAAACTCTTGCCCAAAGGAATCGCTGATCCTAGAAATTGGGTGTGGCGATGGAGAATTAACTGAGATGATCCTATCTGAAGCAAAAAATATTAAGATAATCGCTATCGATAACGAACCTTCGATGATTCAAAAAATCCGCTCAAGGCTTTCACATTACCTATCTCAAGATACTCTTGTTGTTATTCAGGATGATGTTTTAAACTTTTTGCAAAGTTATCCTTTGAATAACTTTAATTTTATTGTTTCTGGATTCACTTTTCACAATATGTTGGCACTCTATCGTTTTCAAGTATTTCAACTATTATATAGTCGGCTTCTCATTGGAGGTAAGTTATTAGACGCTGATAAAATCGCGCAAAGAGGTGAACAGCATAACCGTGATATAAAGTGGCAATATGATAAATTCTTTGAAGTCCTTGTATCTGCTGAAAGGTTCGATCTCCTGAAAGAGGTTATGTTGCACTATACTACGGATGAACAACCTAATAGAATACGCTATGAAGATGAAACAATCTCTGAACTTTCAGAAATTGGATTTCAAGAAGTTACCTTATACTTACGTCAATATATGGATGCACTGATTATAGCCTCTAAATAGAATTTTACCCGATTGTTAGCACCTAAGTTAAATATTTTGGGATTCAAGTCTTGAAGCTAACGTAGAAATTCTCCTCGCTCCATAAACAATTCCCCCACCCCCACCTTGGTAAAAGTGATGGTATATAAGAATTGGAAATGTAAAGTCGCTCAAGTCTGCTGTGGCAGGATATTCTATATTTTCAAGCTCCAACCATATACCTCCTTGTCGCCAACCTATGCAATCGCCAAAACTACCCCATACTTCCCGATTATATTCTTCTGTCCCCCCAAGGTCACGGTAAATTTTCGCCTGTCTCTTAATACCAAATTTCCCTTCGCTGTATTTCACCCAGAGACGGTCAATTTCATTGATTACATCTAGGGATACCTGACTAAAAAGGTCGTAGAAGTCATTATAATTGTCTATGACCATCCATTGGTACATGATAAAAGCGGTTTCGTAGTCGGCTTTTTTCCAATCCTGTTGCTTTAGGTACTCCTCTAACTTTTGATAGATTTGTTCTTGGTTTTCTATGAGATGTTCCCTCTGTTTTCTCAGTTCTTTTTCGTAGGCGCGATCAGCCTCTTTGTGATATTGTACCGAGATCATCTTATCGAATTGTTGCCTAAACCTTTCAGGGTTTTCTTTATCCGCAAAGACGAGACGGAAAATCTCTACCCATTTTTCCTCGTTTTCGTTCTCTTTATTCCCCCAAAGTTCGGTTAAAGCCTTGGCTGCTGTTCCGGCTAAACCAGATAGCTTACTTGCATCTTTGGGAAGCTCGATATGGGGGTTAATATGTTTGATGTGAGAGGCGCGGTAGAGGGTTTCTCTGTCGTCATTGTGGATTACCTCGATCAAACCTTTATCTTGTGCTTGTTGTAATTTTTTCTGATAGTTGGGAACAGATTGACAAACCGCTTCTAAAGCAGCCAAAGGGACAGGAATTTCATAGATTAGGCAATTACTGACCACTTTTTCAAGAGCTTCATCCGTCAAGAGTTGAGGTTTTTCCTCTAACCGCCAGACTATCTTATCGCGCCAAGTAACATCAGATTCATTCTCAAATGACCGCAACTTTGTATCTATCTCCCCTGAACTTAAAACCTCATTATTGAGCCATTCCAACAGACGGGGGTTGCCATCAGCAAGGGTTAAAGCTCTTTCTCTATAGTTTTCATCAATCTTACCCGAACTAAAATGCTCTAACCGCCGCAATTTCTTTTGTAAATCGGATTCTTTGTATTTGAAAGAAGGCAAAGACTCCAGATGATAAAATTCCTCTAATAGAGGGGATTTGAAGGTATAGCGCGAGGTAATAATCAGGCGATGATAGTAATTGGTTTCCTGTATCGCCCAAACTAGAGCTTGTAATAGTTGAGCTACCTTTGCTTTAAGGATATAGTCATCGCTGGCTGAAGGACATTCTAAGTTCCACTCGAAATCATCAAGAATAAGCAAAAGAGGCTGGTTTAACTGACCAAAAACATCAAAAACATTCTTTAAGCGATAGTCTAAATCCTCATTAGAATCCAGAAGGATTTGACGTTGTGGACGGTCTAATTTTTTAGCTAGGGTATTAACCAAGCTAGGTTGATCAATTTGTTGATGCCAGACAAGCTTAGTATAGTCTGGAAGGCGATCGCACAGACGAGCAGCGAGGGTACTTTTCCCGTTACCACCAAAACCTTGCAGGAAAACCCCGGCCTTATGAATTGCTTTAGAATTATCAAAGGGTTTTTTCAGCACTTGCAAGCAATCCTGAAGATCACGGCGGCGACCGATAAAAGTTTCCCGTTTGGCTACCCGCAAATATTTCGTTTCTGGGTCCACAAATTGGTCAACAACGGATACGGGAGGTAAAGGTTTTTTCTGTCCTCTCTTTACCAAAGCTTCTGGGATACTTTCCCTCACATAGAGGCGTAAACAATGCCAATCCCTGGCCTGATTTCCTAATAATTTCTGATAGGCAAAAGCTAACGACTCGCTTAAAGTAAAGCCTTGGGAAAGCTTTTCATAGAGGATGGCCGCCGTGTCAGCAGCTTCGTTATCCCTGACGGGTTGACCCCACCCCAAAACAGCTTTAGCTCCATTTTCTAATAACTTCTCGGCCATCGAAAGGATCTCATCACCATCGGAGTAGCCTGTCCGACACCCTGATAAAAACAAAAGCTTAGGTAAATTAAACTGTAATTCTCTGGCAATATCTTCGGCGCTGGTATCTTGCCTGTCTCCGTATTCCGTCTCGGTAATAAAATAGGGTTTCTGATCCTTGATGGTGGCGTGTCCGCTCAAGTGGATAACATCGAAATATTCCCTATCTTTACTGGCTATCAATTCGCCTAATTCTTTAATACATCCGCTCTCTTCAACGGTTAAAGATAGGGGTTTTCCTCTAGTTGCTTTGAGGATCTTCCCTTCTTCTGCCTCAAAATCTAGTATAGGCTTTACACCCTTAGCAGAACTTGCCATGAAAACCACATTTAAGGCTCGATCCTGCGCGTTGTTGTCCACAGTTAACAGCCTTTCATTACCGGTTTTCATCCACCGCAGGGGAACAATAGCGGGAAGCTTAGACACCAGAAAACCCTGACCATCGTGTAATAGTTCCCAGGGTAGATGAGCTAATCCTTTGCTGGTGCTGATAGCCAGAACTATTTTCTCTCCCCTGTGGCTATCTAATTCGTTCTGTAGAATGCGCTCCGTACCATCTAACCATCGGTACAAACCTTGTCCTGTTCTGGCGTGGTCTTTCGGTAAACGGGTATAGTAATCGGTGTCGGCCTTTTTACTTAGGTTGTCTATTTCACTCAAGCATCTTGTGTAGGGACGAGTCTGGTTGGGGTTGTCCCAGAAAAATCGGAACTCAACGCTATTGCTATCCCTCTCCTGAAGGTCAATATGCAGTATCCTCATGATTTTTCTTGTTCCAAGAGTTTTTGTAGTTGCTCTAGGGTAGCATCTTTGAGCATCAGGCGATCGCCGTTTTTGCTGACAATTAACACTCGTTCGATCTTCGGGGTTTCAGGAGAGTCAATTTTTCGCTTTAATTGGTACAATTTCTCAGCGATGGCGATTGTTCCGCTAATAATGCCGATGATGGTGGCGATGGTAGCAAGGGTTCCCTCTTTCTCCTCTTCGGAGATAACTTCGTAGCTGCTTTGCACCCCTTCCATATCTAGGATATCCTGAGCAACTTTGATAGCATCGGCTCCTTCAATTTCTATCCGCATCAGTTTTGTTCCTCCTGTCAGTACCCAAGCAAAATGATCCTAAATCCGTTTATTAAAAACTGATTATCTATTCCCCCTTTTGCCTGTCCTGATATGTAGCCTATACTCAACGAATCTAGTATGACCAGCTTAGTTGGGGAAAAAATCTCAATTACTATCAATGGTTGACCTAAGAAAATATTTCAGTCTCTCCGTCGGGAAATAACCTATTAGAGACTGAAAAATCTTAGTCATTCCATTCCCCTTTGGGTGGTACGGGGGGATTGCGTCGAAGATGACGGGTTAAGTCCTCATCCGGTTGTTTCTCTCCTCTTAGCCACTGTTTAATCGCTGTTTCGATAATGCGACTAGGATCGTTAGTCAGGTGTTTAATCTGTTCTAAAACTTCCGAGTCAAGGTGAATAGCGATTTCAACTTTCTCCGCCGTGCGCTGAGTCGGTGTAGCATTGTCGTTCATAAGCTCTATTAATGATTGCTATCTATCATTCTACCCGTCAGTCGAGGATTCTCATCCAAGAGTTTACCTATAGTAATCCGATTTGGACAAATCATAGAGCTTTTCCTTAGCCATTGCTCTTTCCCTGATTTTGTCCCCATACTCAAACTGACCATAGTTTCCTGTGGATGCCGAGAGGGAAAGCTAAGGTCAAAACCCTGACTATACTTGCAGTTTAGCTTTTTTTACCTTTTACTTTTCGCTTTTGCTCCAGCCTTAGAGACTTTACCTCTACAATGAATTAAGGAATCTAAAATTTTATAAACCCCTGACTTTTGCCAACAGTGAACCACGATGACTGACGTTCCCGTTTCTCGCATTCGCAATTTTTCCATCATCGCTCATATCGATCATGGTAAATCAACTCTCGCCGATCGCCTCCTGCAAATTACAGGAACCGTAGCCCAACGGGAGATGAAAGAACAATTTCTCGATAATATGGACTTGGAACGGGAACGAGGTATCACCATCAAGTTACAAGCGGCACGCATGGATTATACCGCTAAGGATGGTCAAAAATACGTTCTCAATCTGATTGACACCCCCGGCCATGTGGATTTTTCCTACGAGGTTTCTCGGTCTCTAGCGGCGTGCGAGGGAGCTTTATTAGTTGTGGATGCGTCCCAAGGAGTAGAGGCGCAAACTTTAGCCAATGTTTACCTAGCGCTGGAAAATAACCTCGAAATTATCCCAGTTTTAAATAAAATCGACCTCCCCAGTGCCGAACCGGAACGAGTCGCGGCGGAAATCGAGGAAGTGGTGGGTTTAGACTGTAGTGAGGCGATTCGTGCCTCGGCTAAGGCTGGGATCGGTATTAATGATATTCTAGAGTCGATCGTCCAATTAGTTCCCCCTCCCCAAGATACCCTCGAAGAACCCTTCCGAGCTTTAATTTTTGATAGTTATTACGACGCTTATCGAGGGGTAATTGTCTATTTCCGCGTCATGGATGGTCGGGTGAAAAAGGGCGATAAAATTCGTTTTATGGCTTCTGGTAAAGAATTTGTTATCGATGAATTGGGAATTTTATCACCGCAACAGGTACAGGTAAATGAACTTCACGCGGGAGAAGTGGGTTATCTGGCAGCCGCAATTAAAACTGTTGCTGATGCCCGGGTGGGTGATACGATTACTCTAACCGCTAAACCGGCACAAGAGCCTTTACCCGGTTATACAGAAGCAAAACCGATGGTTTTCTGCGGATTATTCCCCACCGATGCCGATCAGTATGCCGATCTCAAAGATGCGCTGGAAAAGTTAAAATTAAACGATGCAGCTCTATCCTACGAACCGGAAACTTCTAGTGCCATGGGTTTTGGTTTCCGTTGCGGTTTCTTGGGACTGCTACACATGGAAATCGTCCAGGAAAGACTAGAAAGGGAATATAACTTAGATTTAATTACCACTGCTCCCTCGGTAGTTTATCAGGTCACTACCACCGATGGGGAAATTGTCGAAGTGGATAATCCCAGTTTGTTACCTTCCCCACAAAAACGGGAAAAAATTGAGGAACCTTATATCCAAGTGGAAATGATTACTCCAGAAACCTATGTAGGCGCTTTGATGGAATTATGTCAAAGTCGTCGGGGAGTTTTCAAGGATATGCGTTATTTTACTAAAACTCGCACCGCTTTGATTTATGAGTTACCTTTAGCGGAAGTGGTGACAGACTTTTTTGATCAATTAAAATCTCGATCGCGCGGTTATGCTAGTATGGAATATCAATTAATTGGCTATCGGGAAAATGAGCTAGTTAAATTAGATATTATGGTCAATGGTGATCCCGTTGATGCTTTAGCGATGATCGTTCACCGGGATAAAGCTTATTATGTTGGTCGCGCTTTAACCGAAAAGTTAAAGGAATTGATTCCCCGGCATCAATTTAAGGTTCCCATTCAAGCAGCTATTGGTTCTAAAATCATCGCTAGTGAACATATTCCCGCTTTAAGAAAGGATGTCTTAGCTAAGTGTTATGGTGGTGATATTAGCCGCAAGAAAAAGCTGTTAGACAAGCAAGCAAAAGGGAAGAAACGGATGAAAGCGATCGGAACTGTTGATGTCCCCCAGGAAGCATTTATGGCAGTTCTAAAACTCGATCCGCAGTAAAGTCTAGGGGTGAGAATTAACTCACCCTTTTTAGTTTTGGCAGTGGCTAATTATTATGAAGCTTTTGAGATTATCCTATCAAGATTTAGCCTCTGGATTAAGTATAGATTCTTGCGACTTTTTTTCAGATTTGAATTTATTAGTTGGTATCTCAGGTGCAGGAAAAACCTCGATTTTAAAGGCTATTAGTAATTTAAAAAGAATCGCTAACGGTGCATCCATAAATGGGGTGAAATGGGATGTAGAATTTTTAACAAATGATCATGTTCGTTATCATTGGTTGGGTGAATTTGAGGGTAAAAAAGCCCGTTCTCCCATCAAAAACGATAAAGATGAAGTCAATAGTAATGACGGCGAAAATAAGGTTAGTATAATTAGGGAAACTCTTTTAAAAGATCAAGAGGTTTTGATCGAAAGAAACCAAGAGGTAATTGAGTTTAAACATTCAAAGACACCAAAACTACCATCTTATTTAAGCTGTATAGAGCTTTTCAATCAAGAAGAAGATGTTTTCCCTGTTCGACAGGAATTTAACAAAATGATTTTCAATTCACTTAAGTTTAATAGCTCATATTCAGCAGTTGATAAAATCTTGGAAAACGACGAATATGCCGAATATAACTCTCTCTCTGAATTACAATCGAGTCAACTTCGTATTTCCGACAAACTACTGATCACATATCAAAAATATCCCGATACGTTCGAGATAATAAAGAGAAAGTTTTTAGATATTTTCCCTCAAGTTGAAGATTTAAAAATAGAATTTTTAGAACCATTAAAACTAGGTGATCTGTTTGTTTCATCAACTCCAATGGTTTTATTTGAAGAGCCACCTCGCATACAAATAAAAGAAAAAAACTCTCATGTCTGGATTTTAGACCCAAATATCTCCTCTGGAATGATAAAAAGCCTGATGTTCTTAGCAACGATCGAATTATCTGCTGCTGGCAGCGTTATATTAATCGATGAATTTGAAAATAGTTTGGGGGTTAACTGTTTGGACACTTTAACAGAAGATTTATTAGTTAATTATCGAGATTTACAGTTTATTATTACCAGTCATCATCCCTATATAATAAATAATATCAGTCCTGCCTATTGGAAAATAGTCACTCGTAAAGGAGGAGTAATTAAGGTAAACAATGCAGCTGATTTTCATATTTCTAAAACTCGACAAAAAGCCTTTATTGATCTTATCAATGTCTTAGAAGAATTTCCCCAAGGAATTAGTTAATCGATGAATATTTATTTTTTAGTTGAAGGAAGAAGTACCGAAAAAAAGCTTTATACTGCCTGGTTAACTCATCTTATTCCCGAAATTGAGCGAGTTG
This Microcystis wesenbergii NRERC-220 DNA region includes the following protein-coding sequences:
- a CDS encoding DUF7689 domain-containing protein, with translation MCIVIINGDSHITSRRTPYYNSFAWAVNDQERWWFPDRFETEYWPAGIPRENTLSAFIDAYRTEHFEVCPIGDPNLEFSPNGFFVEKIAIYTINGSPSHACRQLNTGRWTSKIGVREDVRHEFVEHFIVEIEGIPDILNLGNRSIIMRRIHH
- a CDS encoding class I SAM-dependent methyltransferase encodes the protein MENNQLIERRFDGKIGDDYSLWQSARPHLKKLRQELVKLLINYQNSCPKESLILEIGCGDGELTEMILSEAKNIKIIAIDNEPSMIQKIRSRLSHYLSQDTLVVIQDDVLNFLQSYPLNNFNFIVSGFTFHNMLALYRFQVFQLLYSRLLIGGKLLDADKIAQRGEQHNRDIKWQYDKFFEVLVSAERFDLLKEVMLHYTTDEQPNRIRYEDETISELSEIGFQEVTLYLRQYMDALIIASK
- a CDS encoding CHAT domain-containing protein — encoded protein: MRILHIDLQERDSNSVEFRFFWDNPNQTRPYTRCLSEIDNLSKKADTDYYTRLPKDHARTGQGLYRWLDGTERILQNELDSHRGEKIVLAISTSKGLAHLPWELLHDGQGFLVSKLPAIVPLRWMKTGNERLLTVDNNAQDRALNVVFMASSAKGVKPILDFEAEEGKILKATRGKPLSLTVEESGCIKELGELIASKDREYFDVIHLSGHATIKDQKPYFITETEYGDRQDTSAEDIARELQFNLPKLLFLSGCRTGYSDGDEILSMAEKLLENGAKAVLGWGQPVRDNEAADTAAILYEKLSQGFTLSESLAFAYQKLLGNQARDWHCLRLYVRESIPEALVKRGQKKPLPPVSVVDQFVDPETKYLRVAKRETFIGRRRDLQDCLQVLKKPFDNSKAIHKAGVFLQGFGGNGKSTLAARLCDRLPDYTKLVWHQQIDQPSLVNTLAKKLDRPQRQILLDSNEDLDYRLKNVFDVFGQLNQPLLLILDDFEWNLECPSASDDYILKAKVAQLLQALVWAIQETNYYHRLIITSRYTFKSPLLEEFYHLESLPSFKYKESDLQKKLRRLEHFSSGKIDENYRERALTLADGNPRLLEWLNNEVLSSGEIDTKLRSFENESDVTWRDKIVWRLEEKPQLLTDEALEKVVSNCLIYEIPVPLAALEAVCQSVPNYQKKLQQAQDKGLIEVIHNDDRETLYRASHIKHINPHIELPKDASKLSGLAGTAAKALTELWGNKENENEEKWVEIFRLVFADKENPERFRQQFDKMISVQYHKEADRAYEKELRKQREHLIENQEQIYQKLEEYLKQQDWKKADYETAFIMYQWMVIDNYNDFYDLFSQVSLDVINEIDRLWVKYSEGKFGIKRQAKIYRDLGGTEEYNREVWGSFGDCIGWRQGGIWLELENIEYPATADLSDFTFPILIYHHFYQGGGGGIVYGARRISTLASRLESQNI
- a CDS encoding type II toxin-antitoxin system CcdA family antitoxin, with the translated sequence MNDNATPTQRTAEKVEIAIHLDSEVLEQIKHLTNDPSRIIETAIKQWLRGEKQPDEDLTRHLRRNPPVPPKGEWND
- the lepA gene encoding translation elongation factor 4, producing the protein MTDVPVSRIRNFSIIAHIDHGKSTLADRLLQITGTVAQREMKEQFLDNMDLERERGITIKLQAARMDYTAKDGQKYVLNLIDTPGHVDFSYEVSRSLAACEGALLVVDASQGVEAQTLANVYLALENNLEIIPVLNKIDLPSAEPERVAAEIEEVVGLDCSEAIRASAKAGIGINDILESIVQLVPPPQDTLEEPFRALIFDSYYDAYRGVIVYFRVMDGRVKKGDKIRFMASGKEFVIDELGILSPQQVQVNELHAGEVGYLAAAIKTVADARVGDTITLTAKPAQEPLPGYTEAKPMVFCGLFPTDADQYADLKDALEKLKLNDAALSYEPETSSAMGFGFRCGFLGLLHMEIVQERLEREYNLDLITTAPSVVYQVTTTDGEIVEVDNPSLLPSPQKREKIEEPYIQVEMITPETYVGALMELCQSRRGVFKDMRYFTKTRTALIYELPLAEVVTDFFDQLKSRSRGYASMEYQLIGYRENELVKLDIMVNGDPVDALAMIVHRDKAYYVGRALTEKLKELIPRHQFKVPIQAAIGSKIIASEHIPALRKDVLAKCYGGDISRKKKLLDKQAKGKKRMKAIGTVDVPQEAFMAVLKLDPQ
- a CDS encoding AAA family ATPase — encoded protein: MKLLRLSYQDLASGLSIDSCDFFSDLNLLVGISGAGKTSILKAISNLKRIANGASINGVKWDVEFLTNDHVRYHWLGEFEGKKARSPIKNDKDEVNSNDGENKVSIIRETLLKDQEVLIERNQEVIEFKHSKTPKLPSYLSCIELFNQEEDVFPVRQEFNKMIFNSLKFNSSYSAVDKILENDEYAEYNSLSELQSSQLRISDKLLITYQKYPDTFEIIKRKFLDIFPQVEDLKIEFLEPLKLGDLFVSSTPMVLFEEPPRIQIKEKNSHVWILDPNISSGMIKSLMFLATIELSAAGSVILIDEFENSLGVNCLDTLTEDLLVNYRDLQFIITSHHPYIINNISPAYWKIVTRKGGVIKVNNAADFHISKTRQKAFIDLINVLEEFPQGIS